Genomic window (Brevibacterium paucivorans):
CGTCAGAGACACGGTAGGTGTCGAACGGTGCCGTGACGGGGTGTGCATTTCCTGAAGGAACCGGGGCTTCACCCGTTGAGTCGTACACCGCCACGTTAGTTGGCTGCATCGAAACCAGCACGTCGTACATGGGAATGTCGACGTGGCTTCCTTCGCCAGTGACCTTCTGTTTGAACAGCGCAGACGCGATTCCAAAGGCCGCGAGGTTGCCTGCGGCGACGTCGGCAATCGACTCCCCTACCCGGGTAGGTCCGCTTTCGACCGTTCCAGTAGCGGCCATGAGACCGCTACGTGCCTGGACCACAGTGTCGTATGCCGGGCTCTTGGCGAAACTACCGGCCTGCCCGTACCCAGAGATGGACGCGTACACCAGCTCAGGGCGTTTCGCGCGCAACTGCTCAGCCGAGATACCCAGTTTGTGAGCCACGCCGGGACGAAAATTCTCAACCACAACGTCGGCGCGTTCCAGGAGGGTGTCCAGTCGAGCCCGGTCCTCATCGGACTTCAGGTCGATCTCAACGGACTTCTTGCCTCGGTTGAGACCGGAGAAGTAAACGCTCTCTCCGTCTTTGAAAGGGCCCAAGTGTCGAGCATCATCACCCACTCCGGGGATCTCGATCTTGATGACTTCGGCACCTAGGTCCGCAAACATTGCGGTCGCGTAGGGACCTGCAAGTACTCGCGAAAAGTCTACGATTGTGACGCCAGAAAACGGTGAATGTGACATATATCAATTGTCCCAGCCCACGTCAGCACATTCACTTTCGTACGCACACGAGTGTCCA
Coding sequences:
- a CDS encoding CaiB/BaiF CoA transferase family protein gives rise to the protein MSHSPFSGVTIVDFSRVLAGPYATAMFADLGAEVIKIEIPGVGDDARHLGPFKDGESVYFSGLNRGKKSVEIDLKSDEDRARLDTLLERADVVVENFRPGVAHKLGISAEQLRAKRPELVYASISGYGQAGSFAKSPAYDTVVQARSGLMAATGTVESGPTRVGESIADVAAGNLAAFGIASALFKQKVTGEGSHVDIPMYDVLVSMQPTNVAVYDSTGEAPVPSGNAHPVTAPFDTYRVSDGLIVIAVANDRLFAHLAETLERPQLATDERFLTDPKRKANEEDLRAEIEEALKPHTVDSALELLGTNGIPCSAVLDLKQSLESDLGRERDLIRTDERLGHRYAGHPLLFDGERPVAELPVPRLGEHNDEI